CAGCTATATATGCAATGTTGAGAAATTAATCACATCCAAATATATGTCAATGTACATTGTATAAAGCTTACATTTATTGTCATGGGCTAAAACTAATTCAACACAGACAGGATGTgatattttactatttaaattGCACTATACCTTGTTCAGTTTAGAGAGCTTTTCCTTCAACTCTGCTTCTACTGCGGACACATCctcacctttatttttgctcatGGGAATTTTATAGAACAGAGGAATGACCTGAAAGTGAAAAACTGTTATGAATTAACAGTTATATAAAACCCCACGCAGGATTTAATACTGACacttaaacaaaacaagcagTGACATGCTTCTCAACTAGACGTTTTGTCTTCAATACACACTGTCTACACCTACATTTTTGAAATACAATTTGACTTATTGTGAGCACAAAGCAAATACCTTTGAGTATTCCTCCAGCAACATCTTCTGCTGCGCTTTTGCAAAGGGGTCAGAGGGATATAGTTTTTTCTCAGGGTATATCTCATCCAGGTATTCACATGTAATCGCTGATTCGTAGACCACCTGACCACAGGGTGTCTCCAGTGCAGGCACTGCGCCAAGAGGGTTCTTCTCCAGGTACCATTCGGGTTTATCTTTCAAATGGATGTTGATAGTTTCATACCTACAATGAGATAATAGGAgtaattttaagattttaatgcTTACAAACATTCTGTTTTACGATTTAATTGCAAACAGAATCCAAACTCTTATGCCAACATCAAAACTTACTCTATTCCCTTGGCATGAAGCACCAGTCTGGTTCTCTCGGCATATGGACAGAATCTCATACTATAGAGTCGGATCTTGCCTTTGGGTACAACTCCAGGAGCACAGCTTCCTGGAAAATACATCACTTCCATGACTGGTTTGAATAGtaggaaaatgatcaaaatcATAAGCTATGCCCTTTACAGTCAACAGATTATATTTCAAGTGAATGTATGTGGAATTGTCAATTTAGACGTTCaccctaataaaaaaaaaaaaattatgtaatatGTCCTAAAAGAAAACGTGTCCATAGCTCCAGCAGTTCCATATACGTAGAGTCTTACTATCCATGTTCAGGCATGGGAGCTGTTCTGCTGGCACTTTAGGACTATGTTCTGTGTTCCGTTGCCACAACTCTGTGTATTAAATAACATATTCGCATCATGGTGCAGGGTAAAATAATCACTGGTGACTAAGCACACACTTATCAGCACTGAGTTTGGTTCCTAACTCCACCTGGGTCTATTTTGCTAAGTCATCACAAAAATGCTACAATTAATTATCTTACattaaaaagtttacagatcTGCTTAAATGTCATGTAGTTAACATACACGACATCTCTTATTGGTGTTATGCAAAAGTtgcccatatatatatatatatatatatatatatatatatatatatatatatatatatatatagaattacttataattataattaattattacttatAATTTTACCTTTTACAGCACATTTCTGGGTCGAAGCCATAAGTCTGGAGCTGCAGAAATATAAAAGATAGGGATTCATTAAAAAGATAGGGAAAGTTCAAATGTGCAACTTCTTTACAACAAAATATCATTTAGTATTTGCCAATTAAAAACGAAGAAAGggaatagaaataaaaggaaaggaaagggtagggaaaggaaggaaaggaaataaaagaaagtaaaagaaaataaaaggaacTAAAAGGGGAAAAGTTCCGTTTTTGTTCCTGGTCGTAACGTAGGTTAAAGAATAGTAATAGTTGCCGTAGATTATATTAAATGcgttaatgtgaaataaagaaatagactgttaataataaataaagaatctaCCTAACAGAAGTGAAAACACAGCGCACTCTCGGTTGTGACAGAAGGCGGAAGTGTGAATGTGGATAAGGCACAGCTTTAAACTGATGGCGCTGATAAAACTGCACCTTAAAGGGAGGGAGAATAAAACCGGATATGACATGAGTGATTTCCTTTCAGTAGACAtctaaaatgtctaaaatgcTTCTTTTTCAACATGGAACTACCATTATATAAgcactagggatgagcgagtacagcgttatctgtatctgttaaccatatgaattatctgtatctgtactcggagtggggggcacggtggcttagtggttagcacgttcgcctcacagtgggtgtgggtgtgggagtgggtggggcctatcccggaagtgggcggggcttttcTTGAaacggggctttaaccggttataattaatttgtaatatttataacactagctcactacctttatgtttttatgaaatacagcaaaaacgtgtcagacacacagtgtctggttactggttagagacagctgaaggtttaaaaaagaaaaaaatctccgacaggcagagacgcaatgcgagtcgcattctaccaagcaagcaccacgtctgaacaaacccacgtttaccagaactctactggttagtaagtacgtattattaatgttacaacccgaagtaaaaagctgaagaaaccctaaacattaacggaaaagacccgcgaacccgagtgtctgagggagagacagagagctgttgtgtgtgtgactgtgagtgagcagagcgagacacagcaacacaatacatctgtatgtgtgtaggggaggggcgctgtgactagcctatcactgtagaggaggggcgctgtgactagccaaTCACTGTAGAGGAGGGGCgctgactagcctatcactgtaggggaggggcgctgtgactagcctatcacaggacgctgacacaatcacgattttcattcaatccgagcacagatattgactcgtattactcgtataatactcgtactcggcagaagtgcttaaTCCGTACctgatactcgtttcagccgagtatccggctcatctctaataagCACTAATAACTGTATATATAGGCTGTGTATATGAATATGGTGTTGGAagaaacaattaaacatttaaatacaataacaatGAATAGTAACACATTTTCTTGTATATGAGTTATGCTGGAGTGACATTATGAGTCTCTAAAGTTTCACCTTTAATTAAAAGCTATAAATAAGTCATTATAAGTGAGCGTGTAGAACATAAACTTTTGGGACTCACCCTTAATGTCCCCCCTCCCCTATCAGAAACTCCTCATTCCTTACACATGAACCCATGGAGAAACTTGCACTGAATTAGTTGTTTGTGTAAACTCAACCATTACACActtatgtgcttgttgaacttCCCATTCCAGATGTTGTctccctttgctgttataataaccttcacttttctgggaaggcttttcacCAGATGTTGGCACGGGACAGTGTCAGGTGAGGTCTGGGGTCCAGTCTGCCTTCCACAtcccaaatgtgttcagtggggttgggGTCAGGTCTCTTTGCAGGAGTTCTTCCACTCTAAACTTGGCAAAACATAAAAAGGGCTGTGCACAGTGACAATGCAACGATGAGACAGGTTTTGTCCCTATAGTTCCAGTAAATAGTAATGCTATAgatcagaggtattcaactaaaatttaaagaggtccagtaagagaaaatgtcttgaagcgaaggtccggaagatcataatgtctcactagttagtgtgatatatatttaagtagcctagtagttgtgtcaacatctgcaagcatcaatacctgactgtcaaatcaaataaattcagtacaattcaaaaactttttgacaatatttattgtcacgtaacatagaactgaacatatgtatgattgtatatatgtataacgttctcttattaaataaataaaagtttcaaaataagagaaaataaatataatgtgaaaattgtgtatgtttaaataaagtgcttaactttcccttttatatctcagtgagagaactgagctctagtttGGCTTggattttaaacctgggcttgaatggagtcagagccgctctcatacacatgtggaggtgctcattagtgaccctggaacagtatttagtttggattatgtacattgtagagaaagctgcctcgcagttgtatgtagagccaaacatggtcaggatgtatagggctacttccctcagacctgggaaagctgtctcagggacgctgtcttcaaatttcagtggatatgtttgttcaaaatttTTTGGTCgtctcataatggtgtttcacattgcCTCATAATATGAGACATTCTGGTGAAGTGTGacgtgtgaacagaaatcagtctccattgcactcgtctgtttctctccctttctccgtctcactcgtctgtttctctccctttctccgtctcactcatctgtttctctcccgttctccgtctcactcgtctgtttctctccctttctccgtctcactcgtctgtttctctccctttctccgtctcactcgtctgtttctctcccattctccgtctcactcgtctgtttctttcccattctccgtctcactcgtctgtttctttccctttctccgtctcactcgtctgtttctctccctttctccgtctcactcgtctgtttctctccctttctccgtctcactcgtctgtttctttccctttctccgtttcactcgtctgtttctctccctttctccgtctcactcgtctgtttctctccctttctccgtctcactcgtctgtttctctcccattctccgtctcactcgtctgtttctctccctttctccgtctcactcgtctgtttctctccctttgttttctacatatatcgctatctttctttcatgtgtaactttactctacagccgccttcacactgcacacgacaaacgacggccgataaacaggaagtcattcatttcctatggagagtcgcaaggtcgctgcgtgaggtgccgaccatctgcggatccgtaattttcgggtCTGATTTGAgtgttggatccgttaaaaaaattgaacttgtgcgactacacctcATCCGACatgccgaccggatgtgatgtattctaatgttgtcctatcaggttcgtgtgcgcgaggtgataagaattattgaaaagtattaatattaactttagtaatttttaaactttaccaaaaacaatctttttgttttaaatacattgttattgataaaaaaagtaataaatgattaatatttatattgtattatttttaatgttgtgtccatgtttcctcaaaaattattcacggtctttctggatttattgttgtattgattgtttgtatttactcctccattaattaattccttcattcaccatgataaatgaagggagaatacaggctcttgcttttgctctcctttactggagacgccaaagaaaacattgcaaatcagtgtgtttaaaacaccac
The Tachysurus vachellii isolate PV-2020 chromosome 6, HZAU_Pvac_v1, whole genome shotgun sequence genome window above contains:
- the LOC132847410 gene encoding glutathione S-transferase omega-1-like; this encodes MASTQKCAVKGSCAPGVVPKGKIRLYSMRFCPYAERTRLVLHAKGIEYETINIHLKDKPEWYLEKNPLGAVPALETPCGQVVYESAITCEYLDEIYPEKKLYPSDPFAKAQQKMLLEEYSKVIPLFYKIPMSKNKGEDVSAVEAELKEKLSKLNKVLVNKKTKFFGGDSVTMIDYLIWPWFERVDAWQLKNCLDATPELNNWILQMKEDPSVKALMFSLDTHKAFFTSFMNGNPNYDYGL